One segment of Ricinus communis isolate WT05 ecotype wild-type chromosome 8, ASM1957865v1, whole genome shotgun sequence DNA contains the following:
- the LOC8273820 gene encoding transcription factor bHLH68 isoform X1 — MMAGNPRRWSMHPPSHLQPSAFLSSSSSLFPSPYVLGSSSSSSSSSSSSLPFNSFPDHNQELPQSWSQLLLGGLSAEEEDRFGLNHFQPKKLENWEDQILNPYHPRVPAVADVKQEVAQNSNLYGHGDEEFQPLGPTWSQQVMPVSSPRSCVTSLSSNILDFSYNKADGRSQHLDQSSECNSTATGGVKKPRVQPPSSSQPPLKVRKEKLGDRITALHQLVSPFGKTDTGSVLLEAIGYIRFLQGQIEALSSPYLVTASSNMRNQQSLQGERNCVFPEDPGQLLNDICQKRKGGSNQDCQDKPKDLRSRGLCLVPVSCTQHVGSDNGADYWAPGGF, encoded by the exons ATGATGGCAGGAAACCCTAGACGGTGGAGCATGCATCCACCTTCACACCTTCAACCTTCTGCTttcttatcttcttcttcatctctcTTCCCTTCTCCTTACGTTCTTggatcttcttcttcttcttcttcctcgtCTTCTTCTTCACTCCCTTTCAATTCTTTTCCTGATCATAACCAAGAGCTTCCTCAGTCATGGAGCCAACTACTTTT GGGTGGTTTGtcagcagaagaagaagataggtTTGGACTGAATCATTTTCAGCccaaaaaattagaaaactggGAAGACCAAATCTTGAATCCATATCATCCAAGAGTTCCTGCAGTTGCTGATGTGAAACAAGAAGTTGCTCAAAATAGCAATTTGTATGGTCATGGTGATGAAGAATTTCAGCCTCTTGGACCTACTTGGTCACAACAAGTCATGCCAGTTTCCTCTCCTAGGTCTTGTGTAACAAGTCTAAGTAGTAACATTCTTGACTTCTCTTATAACAAGGCAGACGGAAGGAGTCAACATCTAGATCAATCATCTGAG TGTAATAGCACCGCCACCGGTGGGGTTAAGAAGCCTAGGGTTCAACCGCCCTCTTCAAGCCAACCACCTCTAAAG GTAAGGAAGGAGAAGCTGGGTGATAGAATCACTGCCCTTCACCAACTAGTTTCCCCATTTGGAAAG ACTGACACGGGTTCTGTCTTGTTAGAAGCTATTGGATATATCAGATTCCTTCAGGGTCAAATTGAG GCCCTTAGCTCTCCTTACTTGGTCACTGCATCATCAAACATGAGGAACCAACAGTCT CTTCAAGGAGAAAGGAATTGTGTATTTCCTGAAGACCCAGGTCAG TTGTTGAATGACATCTgccagaaaagaaaaggaggttCTAACCAg GATTGCCAAGATAAGCCAAAGGACTTGAGGAGTAGAGGGTTGTGCTTGGTTCCTGTGTCTTGCACTCAGCATGTTGGAAGTGACAATGGTGCTGACTACTGGGCTCCGGGCGGGTTTTGA
- the LOC8273821 gene encoding probable inactive nicotinamidase At3g16190, with the protein MILRVTNPVLPYNETLNKSAFWRKPVFLAPNLNSIPKQLWKGKKIATFNKFGNSDMADNLKQTALLVIDMQNDFILEDGLMRVNGGKAILPNVIKAVDIARQRGILVVWVVREHDPLGRDVELFRRHFYSAGKVPPVSKGSPGAELVDGLVIEEGDYKLVKTRFSAFFNTNLHSFLQTEGIKSLVIAGVQTPNCIRQTVFDAVALDYHDVLVIVDATAAATPEIHAANVIDMKNIGVATPTLQEWCESDA; encoded by the exons ATGATTTTGAGAGTGACAAACCCAGTTTTGCCTTACAATGAAACACTCAACAAATCTGCTTTCTGGAGGAAACCAGTTTTTCTGGCTCCCAACCTCAATTCCATTCCAAAGCAACTttggaaaggaaaaaagattgcaacttttaataaatttggaaACTCTGACATGGCTGATAACTTGAAGCAAACTGCTCTCTTAGTGATTGACATGCAg AATGATTTTATACTTGAAGACGGATTGATGAGAGTTAATGGAGGAAAAGCAATTCTCCCAAATGTGATTAAGGCGGTTGATATCGCTAGGCAGCGTGGTATCCTAGTAGTCTGG GTTGTCCGCGAGCATGATCCACTAGGAAGAGATGTTGAGCTTTTTCGCCGGCATTTTTACTCTGCTGGGAAAGTGCCTCCTGTGTCTAAGGGAAGCCCGGGTGCGGAACTGGTCGATGGCCTTGTGATCGAAGAAGGGGATTATAAGCTGGTGAAAACACGTTTCAGTGCATTTTTTAACACCAATCTTCATTCATTTCTTCAAACTGAGGGAATTAAGAGTTTAGTGATTGCTG GTGTTCAAACTCCAAATTGTATTAGGCAGACTGTCTTTGACGCAGTGGCGCTAGATTACCATGATGTTCTCGTTATTGTTGATGCAACAGCCGCTGCCACACCTGAAATACATGCTG
- the LOC8273820 gene encoding transcription factor bHLH68 isoform X2 encodes MMAGNPRRWSMHPPSHLQPSAFLSSSSSLFPSPYVLGSSSSSSSSSSSSLPFNSFPDHNQELPQSWSQLLLGGLSAEEEDRFGLNHFQPKKLENWEDQILNPYHPRVPAVADVKQEVAQNSNLYGHGDEEFQPLGPTWSQQVMPVSSPRSCVTSLSSNILDFSYNKADGRSQHLDQSSECNSTATGGVKKPRVQPPSSSQPPLKVRKEKLGDRITALHQLVSPFGKTDTGSVLLEAIGYIRFLQGQIEALSSPYLVTASSNMRNQQSLLNDICQKRKGGSNQDCQDKPKDLRSRGLCLVPVSCTQHVGSDNGADYWAPGGF; translated from the exons ATGATGGCAGGAAACCCTAGACGGTGGAGCATGCATCCACCTTCACACCTTCAACCTTCTGCTttcttatcttcttcttcatctctcTTCCCTTCTCCTTACGTTCTTggatcttcttcttcttcttcttcctcgtCTTCTTCTTCACTCCCTTTCAATTCTTTTCCTGATCATAACCAAGAGCTTCCTCAGTCATGGAGCCAACTACTTTT GGGTGGTTTGtcagcagaagaagaagataggtTTGGACTGAATCATTTTCAGCccaaaaaattagaaaactggGAAGACCAAATCTTGAATCCATATCATCCAAGAGTTCCTGCAGTTGCTGATGTGAAACAAGAAGTTGCTCAAAATAGCAATTTGTATGGTCATGGTGATGAAGAATTTCAGCCTCTTGGACCTACTTGGTCACAACAAGTCATGCCAGTTTCCTCTCCTAGGTCTTGTGTAACAAGTCTAAGTAGTAACATTCTTGACTTCTCTTATAACAAGGCAGACGGAAGGAGTCAACATCTAGATCAATCATCTGAG TGTAATAGCACCGCCACCGGTGGGGTTAAGAAGCCTAGGGTTCAACCGCCCTCTTCAAGCCAACCACCTCTAAAG GTAAGGAAGGAGAAGCTGGGTGATAGAATCACTGCCCTTCACCAACTAGTTTCCCCATTTGGAAAG ACTGACACGGGTTCTGTCTTGTTAGAAGCTATTGGATATATCAGATTCCTTCAGGGTCAAATTGAG GCCCTTAGCTCTCCTTACTTGGTCACTGCATCATCAAACATGAGGAACCAACAGTCT TTGTTGAATGACATCTgccagaaaagaaaaggaggttCTAACCAg GATTGCCAAGATAAGCCAAAGGACTTGAGGAGTAGAGGGTTGTGCTTGGTTCCTGTGTCTTGCACTCAGCATGTTGGAAGTGACAATGGTGCTGACTACTGGGCTCCGGGCGGGTTTTGA
- the LOC8273820 gene encoding transcription factor bHLH68 isoform X3 translates to MMAGNPRRWSMHPPSHLQPSAFLSSSSSLFPSPYVLGSSSSSSSSSSSSLPFNSFPDHNQELPQSWSQLLLGGLSAEEEDRFGLNHFQPKKLENWEDQILNPYHPRVPAVADVKQEVAQNSNLYGHGDEEFQPLGPTWSQQVMPVSSPRSCVTSLSSNILDFSYNKADGRSQHLDQSSECNSTATGGVKKPRVQPPSSSQPPLKVRKEKLGDRITALHQLVSPFGKTDTGSVLLEAIGYIRFLQGQIELLNDICQKRKGGSNQDCQDKPKDLRSRGLCLVPVSCTQHVGSDNGADYWAPGGF, encoded by the exons ATGATGGCAGGAAACCCTAGACGGTGGAGCATGCATCCACCTTCACACCTTCAACCTTCTGCTttcttatcttcttcttcatctctcTTCCCTTCTCCTTACGTTCTTggatcttcttcttcttcttcttcctcgtCTTCTTCTTCACTCCCTTTCAATTCTTTTCCTGATCATAACCAAGAGCTTCCTCAGTCATGGAGCCAACTACTTTT GGGTGGTTTGtcagcagaagaagaagataggtTTGGACTGAATCATTTTCAGCccaaaaaattagaaaactggGAAGACCAAATCTTGAATCCATATCATCCAAGAGTTCCTGCAGTTGCTGATGTGAAACAAGAAGTTGCTCAAAATAGCAATTTGTATGGTCATGGTGATGAAGAATTTCAGCCTCTTGGACCTACTTGGTCACAACAAGTCATGCCAGTTTCCTCTCCTAGGTCTTGTGTAACAAGTCTAAGTAGTAACATTCTTGACTTCTCTTATAACAAGGCAGACGGAAGGAGTCAACATCTAGATCAATCATCTGAG TGTAATAGCACCGCCACCGGTGGGGTTAAGAAGCCTAGGGTTCAACCGCCCTCTTCAAGCCAACCACCTCTAAAG GTAAGGAAGGAGAAGCTGGGTGATAGAATCACTGCCCTTCACCAACTAGTTTCCCCATTTGGAAAG ACTGACACGGGTTCTGTCTTGTTAGAAGCTATTGGATATATCAGATTCCTTCAGGGTCAAATTGAG TTGTTGAATGACATCTgccagaaaagaaaaggaggttCTAACCAg GATTGCCAAGATAAGCCAAAGGACTTGAGGAGTAGAGGGTTGTGCTTGGTTCCTGTGTCTTGCACTCAGCATGTTGGAAGTGACAATGGTGCTGACTACTGGGCTCCGGGCGGGTTTTGA
- the LOC8274539 gene encoding peroxisome biogenesis protein 2, with protein sequence MSSTSISPPAEHEWVRAYQKLLPQWQSLTLSHQSIIPISISRVNQFDAARLDIEMSAMLKEQLVKVFSLMKPGMLFQYEPELDAFLEFLIWRFSIWVDKPTPGNALMNLRYRDERAVEPREKVRTGLEGPGLTMAQKLWYCIATVGGQYIWARLQSFSAFRRWGDSEQRPLARRAWVLLQRIEGLYKAASFVNLLIFLYTGRFRNLVERILRARLVYGSPNMNRAVSFEYMNRQLVWNEFSEMLLLLLPLLNSSSVKNLLSPFSKDKSSSSTVDDGTCPVCQATPTIPFVALPCQHRYCYYCLRTRCAASPSFRCPRCSEPVVAMQRHGGLASQHKS encoded by the exons ATGAGCAGCACCAGTATTTCACCACCGGCAGAACATGAATGGGTTCGTGCCTATCAAAAATTGCTTCCTCAATGGCAGTCTCTCACTCTCTCTCACCag TCAATAATACCAATTTCGATATCTAGAGTTAATCAATTTGATGCTGCAAGATTGGATATTGAAATGTCAGCTATGTTAAAAGAGCAATTGGTTAAGGTCTTCTCTTTAATGAAG CCAGGAATGTTATTTCAATATGAGCCAGAACTTGATGCTTTCCTTGAGTTTCTTATTTGGAGGTTCTCTATTTGGGTAGATAAGCCTACTCCTGGAAATGCTCTTATGAATCTCAGGTATAGAGATGAACGCGCAGTGGAGCCCAGAGAAAAAG TCAGAACAGGTTTGGAAGGACCCGGACTTACAATGGCTCAGAAACTTTGGTATTGCATTGCCACTGTTGGTGGCCAATATATCTGGGCTCGTTTGCAGTCATTCTCTGCTTTCCGTAGGTGGGGTGATTCTGAACAG AGGCCACTGGCACGGCGAGCATGGGTTTTATTACAACGTATTGAAGGACTTTATAAGGCTGCATCATTTGTCAACCTACTCATATTTCTTTACACAGGAAG ATTTAGGAATCTGGTTGAAAGAATCTTAAGAGCAAGGCTTGTCTATGGAAGTCCTAATATGAACCGAGCAGTTAGCTTTGAGTACATGAATCGCCAATTGGTGTGGAATGAATTTTCG GAAATGCTGTTATtgcttcttcctcttcttaaCTCATCATCAGTTAAAAACTTACTAAGCCCATTTTCAAAGGATAAATCCTCAAGTTCGACGGTAGATGATGGTACTTGCCCTGTTTGCCAGGCGACTCCAACCATTCCATTTGTTGCTCTACCATGTCAGCACAg GTACTGCTACTACTGCCTTAGAACACGATGTGCTGCATCTCCATCATTCCGTTGTCCTAGATGCAGTGAACCAGTGGTAGCTATGCAGCGGCATGGTGGTTTAGCCAGCCAACACAAGTCCTAG
- the LOC107261003 gene encoding protein THYLAKOID ASSEMBLY 8, chloroplastic: MSEWLRRQTRNLLGIACAVSSQRQQSHFVVTQADIKFHLFTNHDTKHRHTLSMAFSSLHPNLIFLSPNALTKPQTALTTTTVRCGAGPRSNRGPLVKGRILSKEAILAVQSLKRSSTKSPPPNLSRLIKSDLLSIVRELLRQDLCPLALHVLSTLRSEYPNQIDLNIYGDVILSLSRNKLEEDIDRLIDDLAKDEKMIKWESDRGLLRVIRGVVDAERKESTVKIVEMLRRSGCGDTWPGDVYVISVLSKALRRMGEGKLADDIDKEFGGVFRGKMENLKL; this comes from the exons ATGTCCGAGTGGTTAAGGAGACAGACTCGAAATCTGTTGGGCATTGCCTGCGCAG TCTCTTCCCAGAGACAACAGAGTCATTTCGTCGTAACACAGGCAGACATCAAATTTCATCTTTTCACCAATCACGACACAAAACACAGGCACACTCTCTCAATggctttctcttctcttcatCCAAACCTCATTTTCCTCTCTCCCAATGCTCTAACAAAACCACAAACTGCCCTCACTACTACCACCGTCCGCTGCGGCGCCGGTCCACGCTCCAACCGCGGACCGCTAGTAAAAGGCCGAATCTTAAGCAAAGAAGCAATCCTAGCCGTACAATCACTAAAACGCTCATCCACCAAATCACCGCCGCCAAACCTCTCACGCTTAATCAAATCAGACCTCCTCTCAATCGTCCGTGAGCTCCTCCGTCAAGATCTCTGTCCCCTAGCTCTCCACGTCCTCTCCACTCTCCGATCAGAATACCCTAACCAGATTGACCTGAATATCTACGGCGACGTCATTTTATCTCTTTCAAGAAACAAATTGGAGGAAGATATCGACCGTTTGATTGATGATTTGGCGAAAGATGAAAAGATGATAAAGTGGGAGAGCGATAGAGGATTGTTGAGAGTGATTAGAGGTGTTGTTGATGCTGAGAGAAAAGAATCAACGGTTAAGATTGTTGAAATGTTGAGGAGAAGTGGGTGTGGTGACACGTGGCCTGGTGATGTGTATGTGATTAGTGTTTTGAGTAAAGCGCTAAGAAGGATGGGTGAGGGAAAGCTGGCTGACGATATTGATAAGGAATTTGGCGGGGTTTTTAGGGGTAAGATGGAGAATTTGAAATTGTAA